Proteins encoded in a region of the Sphingopyxis sp. OAS728 genome:
- a CDS encoding alpha/beta fold hydrolase, giving the protein MKFLIAAFALLAVLSTPATAQTDDAYAPARAIVADIGKIVTPNGVQETFEVTLGGARQVVNVRGSDRGNPILIFVHGGPGAVEMPFAWAFQRPWEDVFTVVQYDQRGAGRSYPLNDPVTLAPTMTVERYRDDAIELIELLGKRYAKRKVVLMGHSWGSIVGLSVAAKRPDLLYAYVGVGQGIDFREGEKAGMAWTRAKALASGNAEAVAAIDALAPYPSGDFTIAKADGWRKYAIPYGSLIYNKPDLKYYFQTPRLSPEYTETDRQAWGKGSEFSVTTLWPRLANVSFTKVKKMDVPLVFLLGRHDYTVPSPVAAQWFGQVEAPSKKLVWLEHSAHMPMVEEPGHFFAALLTDVLPLTKDTK; this is encoded by the coding sequence ACCCCCGCCACCGCCCAAACCGACGACGCTTACGCTCCGGCGCGTGCGATTGTCGCCGACATCGGCAAGATCGTCACGCCGAACGGGGTGCAGGAAACGTTCGAGGTCACGCTCGGCGGCGCGCGACAGGTTGTGAACGTACGCGGCTCCGACCGCGGCAATCCGATCCTGATCTTCGTCCATGGCGGTCCGGGCGCGGTCGAAATGCCCTTTGCCTGGGCGTTCCAGCGGCCATGGGAAGATGTCTTCACCGTCGTCCAGTACGACCAGCGCGGCGCGGGTCGCAGCTATCCGCTCAACGATCCTGTGACGCTTGCGCCGACGATGACGGTCGAGCGCTACCGCGACGATGCCATCGAACTGATCGAATTGCTCGGGAAGCGCTACGCCAAGCGCAAGGTTGTGCTGATGGGGCACAGCTGGGGATCGATCGTCGGCCTGTCGGTCGCGGCGAAGCGGCCCGACCTCCTCTACGCCTATGTCGGTGTCGGTCAGGGCATCGATTTTCGCGAAGGCGAAAAGGCCGGCATGGCGTGGACGCGCGCCAAGGCGCTCGCGTCGGGCAACGCAGAGGCCGTCGCCGCGATCGACGCGCTCGCCCCTTATCCGTCGGGCGATTTCACCATCGCCAAGGCCGATGGTTGGCGCAAATATGCGATCCCCTATGGCTCGCTCATCTACAACAAGCCCGACCTCAAATATTATTTTCAGACGCCGCGCCTGTCACCGGAGTACACCGAGACCGACCGGCAGGCATGGGGCAAGGGCAGCGAATTTTCGGTGACGACGCTCTGGCCGCGCCTCGCCAACGTCAGCTTCACGAAGGTGAAGAAGATGGACGTGCCGCTCGTCTTCCTGCTCGGACGGCATGATTATACTGTCCCATCGCCTGTGGCGGCCCAGTGGTTCGGACAGGTTGAAGCACCCTCAAAGAAGCTCGTCTGGCTCGAACATTCGGCGCATATGCCGATGGTCGAGGAGCCGGGGCATTTCTTTGCCGCGCTGCTCACCGACGTGCTGCCGCTCACGAAAGACACAAAATGA
- a CDS encoding DMT family protein: MTAYLAPIGLLFVSNIFMTFAWYGQLGAVSRPVWLAVLIAWGIAFFEYCLVIPANRIGYGVYSAAELKTLQEVITLIIFAGFAVFWLGEKLTLNHLVGFGLIAAGAFFIFKGPIAV; the protein is encoded by the coding sequence ATGACCGCCTATCTCGCGCCGATCGGCCTGCTGTTCGTCTCGAACATCTTCATGACCTTTGCTTGGTACGGGCAGCTCGGCGCCGTGTCGCGTCCGGTCTGGCTCGCGGTGCTGATCGCCTGGGGAATCGCCTTTTTCGAATATTGCCTCGTCATCCCCGCGAACCGCATCGGCTATGGCGTTTATAGCGCCGCCGAACTGAAGACCTTGCAAGAAGTCATAACCCTGATCATATTCGCCGGGTTCGCGGTCTTCTGGCTCGGTGAGAAGCTGACCCTGAACCATCTCGTCGGCTTCGGTCTGATTGCGGCGGGGGCGTTCTTCATTTTCAAGGGACCGATTGCGGTCTGA
- a CDS encoding carboxynorspermidine decarboxylase, with protein sequence METRAGDPGAFARFDLSRVPSPAFVVDTAKVRANLAVLRHIGDASGARVLAALKAFSMWSLGPTVTSYLDGVCASGLYEARLGRGEYGGEVATYCAGYKEADLPEIAALSDHLIFNSPGQITRFRPLLDELRAKGETFDIGLRINPMHSEGEVPKYDPAAPCSRLGFPISQLLPEHMEGVDGVHMHSLCEQDFPPLQRTWEAVQPMLRPFFNQLKWINFGGGHHVTRADYQVDDLIAFLKQVRASTDCDVMIEPGEAIALDAGILVGEVLDLFDNGMPIGITDISATCHMPDVIEAPYRPAMLGEGSEGMPTRLGGPSCLAGDVIGDYRLPGGARIGQRFAFLDQAHYSMVKTNTFNGVPLPSIWLWDSESDELKLIREFGYEDFKTRLG encoded by the coding sequence ATGGAAACCCGTGCCGGCGATCCCGGAGCCTTTGCCCGCTTCGACCTTAGCCGCGTCCCCTCACCCGCCTTCGTTGTCGATACTGCGAAGGTGCGCGCCAATCTGGCGGTGCTCCGCCATATCGGCGATGCATCAGGCGCCCGCGTGCTCGCGGCGCTCAAGGCCTTTTCGATGTGGTCACTTGGTCCCACCGTGACCAGCTATCTCGACGGCGTCTGCGCCTCGGGTCTCTATGAAGCCCGGCTCGGCCGCGGCGAATATGGCGGCGAAGTTGCGACCTATTGCGCCGGCTATAAGGAAGCCGACCTGCCCGAGATCGCGGCGCTGTCCGATCATCTGATCTTCAACTCGCCCGGCCAGATCACGCGCTTCCGTCCGCTGCTCGACGAATTGCGCGCGAAGGGCGAGACGTTCGACATTGGCCTGCGTATCAACCCGATGCACAGCGAGGGCGAGGTTCCGAAATACGACCCCGCGGCGCCGTGTAGCCGCCTCGGTTTCCCGATCAGCCAGTTGCTGCCCGAACATATGGAGGGCGTCGACGGCGTCCATATGCACAGCCTGTGCGAACAGGATTTTCCGCCGCTCCAGCGGACATGGGAAGCGGTTCAGCCGATGCTGCGGCCCTTCTTCAACCAGCTCAAATGGATCAATTTCGGCGGCGGGCATCATGTCACACGCGCCGATTATCAGGTCGACGATCTGATCGCCTTCCTGAAGCAGGTGCGGGCATCGACCGATTGCGATGTGATGATCGAGCCCGGCGAAGCGATCGCGCTCGACGCCGGAATCCTCGTCGGCGAGGTGCTCGACCTGTTCGACAATGGCATGCCGATCGGCATCACCGACATTTCGGCGACATGCCACATGCCCGACGTGATCGAGGCGCCGTACCGGCCCGCGATGCTCGGCGAAGGCAGCGAGGGCATGCCGACACGCCTCGGCGGTCCGTCATGCCTCGCGGGCGACGTGATCGGCGATTACCGCCTGCCCGGCGGCGCACGCATCGGCCAGCGCTTCGCTTTCCTCGACCAAGCGCATTATTCGATGGTGAAGACGAACACCTTCAACGGCGTTCCGCTGCCGTCGATCTGGCTGTGGGACAGCGAGAGCGACGAATTGAAGCTGATCCGCGAATTCGGTTATGAGGATTTCAAGACACGTCTGGGGTGA
- a CDS encoding FAD-dependent oxidoreductase: MVSRADVNHNFSDAELQELAAFGTIESHKAGDLLVEEGAMAPDCIVTLSGHTDIFASTDEGRKRVGWMEHGQFAGDLSVLTGQRHLSRVEMGADGDILRIAHADFQRLIAGNSYYSDIFIRVLSARREFSKHRGFAVTIVIGAAMDRSVYALRDLLMKHGVAHRWFDPADGPVAGHLLAERGLTEDQLPVAILGAADVLIQPTPEQLAVGLGLDLLPDGATADVIVVGSGPGGLAAAVYAASEGLSVIALDSLAPGGQAGTSSKIENYLGFPTGISGNELARRATVQAQKFGARLVSPVSAASINRDGDDAYCLHLADGRKLRSRAVVIASGAKYQSLPIDGLETYEGRGIYYGATPMEAQLCSDAEVSVVGAGNSAGQGAIYLASVAKKVYVIFRRSSLRDTMSEYLVKRLEEHPNIEIIPSTDVIALHGEDHLAGVTYRCRETGAEDHCDCKFLFLFLGASPNTRWLPKEMVCDERGFVKTGADIAPLELVKAGWSLDRMPSRLETSWPRIYAVGDVRKGSVKRVASSVGEGSVVVSHIHQALAETGPSAG, translated from the coding sequence ATGGTGTCTCGCGCCGACGTAAATCACAATTTTTCCGACGCAGAGCTTCAGGAACTGGCAGCCTTCGGCACCATCGAGTCGCACAAGGCCGGCGATCTGCTGGTCGAGGAAGGCGCGATGGCGCCCGATTGCATCGTGACCCTGTCGGGCCACACCGACATTTTTGCCTCGACCGATGAGGGGCGCAAGCGCGTCGGCTGGATGGAGCATGGGCAGTTCGCTGGCGACCTGTCGGTGCTGACGGGGCAGCGTCATCTGTCACGCGTCGAGATGGGCGCCGACGGCGATATCCTGCGCATCGCGCACGCGGACTTCCAGCGCCTGATCGCGGGCAACAGCTATTATTCGGACATCTTCATCCGCGTGCTGTCGGCGCGGCGCGAGTTCAGCAAGCATCGCGGCTTTGCGGTGACGATCGTGATCGGCGCGGCGATGGACCGCAGCGTCTATGCCTTGCGCGACCTCCTCATGAAGCATGGCGTCGCGCATCGCTGGTTCGACCCTGCCGACGGCCCCGTCGCGGGACATCTGCTGGCCGAGCGCGGGCTGACCGAGGATCAACTGCCGGTTGCCATCCTGGGCGCAGCCGATGTGCTGATCCAGCCCACGCCGGAGCAGCTTGCGGTGGGGCTCGGGCTCGACCTGCTTCCTGACGGCGCCACCGCCGACGTCATCGTCGTCGGCAGCGGTCCCGGCGGGCTGGCGGCGGCGGTCTATGCCGCGTCGGAGGGCTTGTCGGTCATAGCCCTCGACTCGCTGGCACCCGGTGGCCAGGCAGGGACTTCGTCGAAGATCGAAAATTATCTGGGCTTCCCCACCGGGATTTCGGGCAACGAACTGGCGCGCCGCGCGACGGTGCAGGCACAGAAATTCGGGGCGCGACTGGTATCGCCGGTCAGCGCGGCATCGATCAACCGCGATGGCGACGACGCCTATTGCCTGCACCTCGCCGATGGCCGCAAATTGCGCAGCCGCGCTGTGGTGATCGCGAGCGGCGCCAAATATCAGAGCCTCCCGATCGATGGCCTCGAAACCTACGAAGGCCGCGGCATCTATTATGGCGCAACGCCGATGGAAGCGCAGCTCTGCAGCGATGCCGAGGTCAGCGTCGTCGGCGCGGGCAATTCGGCGGGGCAGGGCGCAATCTATCTCGCGAGCGTCGCGAAGAAGGTCTATGTCATCTTCCGCCGGTCGAGCCTGCGCGACACCATGTCCGAATATCTGGTCAAGCGGCTCGAAGAGCATCCGAATATCGAGATTATTCCTTCGACCGACGTCATCGCGCTGCACGGCGAGGACCATCTGGCCGGCGTGACCTATCGTTGCCGCGAGACCGGCGCAGAGGATCATTGCGACTGCAAATTCCTGTTCCTCTTCCTTGGCGCGAGCCCGAATACGCGCTGGCTGCCCAAGGAAATGGTCTGCGACGAGCGTGGTTTTGTTAAGACCGGCGCCGACATCGCACCGCTCGAACTTGTGAAAGCTGGCTGGTCGCTCGACCGCATGCCAAGCCGCCTCGAAACGAGCTGGCCGCGCATCTATGCCGTCGGCGACGTGCGCAAGGGATCGGTGAAGCGCGTTGCCTCGTCGGTCGGCGAGGGATCGGTGGTGGTGAGCCATATCCACCAAGCGCTGGCGGAGACGGGCCCTTCCGCCGGTTGA
- a CDS encoding type III PLP-dependent enzyme, whose amino-acid sequence MHQHHSAHGLIQALSPIEPVTLVRPHAARRAARFFIERFPGTTMYAVKANPSPDLLRVLWDSGVTHYDVASIAEVRLVARTLPEATLCFMHPVKAEEAISEAYWKHGVRTFSLDTLDELEKIVRATEGAQDLNLLVRLRVSSDHSKLSLAAKFGAEADEVVELLMATRQAADALGICFHVGSQAMTPHAYAQAMERVRAAIVAASVTVDIIDVGGGFPSSYPGMEPPPLDAYFETIHRSFESLPISYSAELWCEPGRALSAEYSSLIVRVEKRRGDELYINDGAYGALFDAAHVGWRFPVTLQRDAESDAEMVPFSFYGPTCDDLDHMAGPFYLPADIKAGDFIEIGMLGAYGCAMRTKFNGFGADETHVVSDEPMVSLYTGEVEQERRSATVTKLF is encoded by the coding sequence TTGCACCAGCATCATAGCGCCCACGGGCTGATTCAGGCACTTTCGCCGATCGAACCTGTTACGCTTGTCCGCCCGCACGCCGCGCGGCGCGCAGCGCGTTTCTTCATCGAGCGATTTCCCGGCACGACCATGTATGCGGTCAAGGCGAATCCGTCGCCCGACCTGCTGCGCGTGCTGTGGGATTCGGGTGTTACGCATTATGACGTCGCCTCGATCGCCGAGGTGCGTCTGGTTGCGCGCACGCTTCCCGAAGCGACGCTCTGTTTCATGCATCCGGTCAAGGCCGAGGAAGCGATTTCCGAAGCCTATTGGAAGCATGGTGTGCGCACCTTCTCGCTCGACACGCTCGACGAACTCGAAAAGATCGTCCGCGCGACCGAAGGCGCACAGGATCTGAACCTGCTCGTACGCCTGCGCGTTTCGTCCGATCATTCGAAGCTCAGCCTTGCCGCCAAGTTCGGCGCCGAAGCCGACGAAGTCGTCGAACTGCTGATGGCGACGCGCCAGGCCGCCGACGCGCTCGGCATCTGCTTCCACGTGGGCAGCCAGGCGATGACCCCGCATGCTTATGCACAGGCGATGGAACGCGTCCGCGCCGCGATCGTCGCGGCGTCGGTCACGGTCGACATCATCGACGTAGGCGGCGGTTTTCCCTCGTCCTATCCCGGCATGGAACCCCCGCCGCTCGACGCCTATTTCGAGACGATCCATCGCAGCTTCGAAAGCCTGCCGATCAGCTATTCGGCCGAACTGTGGTGCGAGCCGGGCCGCGCACTGTCGGCGGAATATAGCTCGCTGATCGTGCGCGTCGAAAAGCGCCGCGGCGATGAGCTGTATATCAACGACGGTGCCTATGGCGCGTTGTTCGACGCCGCGCATGTCGGCTGGCGCTTCCCCGTCACGCTGCAGCGCGACGCCGAGAGCGACGCCGAGATGGTGCCGTTCAGCTTTTACGGCCCGACCTGCGACGACCTCGACCATATGGCAGGCCCCTTCTACCTGCCCGCGGACATCAAGGCCGGCGACTTCATCGAGATCGGGATGCTCGGCGCTTATGGCTGTGCGATGCGGACCAAGTTCAACGGCTTCGGCGCCGACGAGACCCATGTCGTCAGCGACGAGCCGATGGTCAGCCTCTACACCGGCGAAGTCGAACAGGAACGCCGCAGCGCAACGGTGACCAAGCTGTTCTGA
- a CDS encoding MFS transporter — MQPFHHLLANNLVANITNFTVWFALTFWTFLETQSVFATGMIAGIYLVLTAMLGIWFGSLVDHHRKRNMMMLSSIASLILYAAALGGYLLDPDIRNADVGSVTLWLFILVSMLAVIAGNIRMIALPTLVTLLVPEDRRDKANGLVGMVSGIGFLTTSAISGFLVAWGGMVATLGFAIALSLIAAIDLLFVHIDEPRGTEEHAEPRRIDLAGTFRIVLGIPGLFALILFSAFNNLLGGVFMALMDAYGLSLMKVEAWGLLWAVTSSAFILSGALIARTGLGANPVRTLLIVNLVTWAVAAVFTVQSSIILLTIGCFIWMFFGPYAEAAEQTTLQKVVPFERQGRVFGFAQSVELAASPLTAFLIAPLTQFIFVPFMTDGAGAQAIGDWYGRGPERGIAVVFTIAGLLGVALTIIALRSRSYRKISAAYAAGNDGAEAASAAA; from the coding sequence ATGCAGCCCTTCCATCATCTCCTTGCTAACAATCTGGTCGCCAACATCACCAATTTCACGGTGTGGTTCGCGCTGACCTTCTGGACCTTCCTCGAAACGCAGTCGGTCTTCGCGACGGGGATGATCGCGGGCATCTATCTGGTGCTGACGGCGATGCTCGGCATCTGGTTCGGCAGCCTCGTCGACCATCACCGCAAGCGGAACATGATGATGCTGTCGAGCATCGCTTCGCTGATCCTCTATGCGGCGGCGCTCGGCGGCTATCTGCTCGATCCGGATATCCGCAACGCCGACGTAGGCAGCGTGACGCTCTGGCTCTTCATTCTCGTGTCGATGCTGGCGGTGATTGCCGGCAACATTCGCATGATCGCGCTGCCGACGCTGGTGACCCTGCTGGTGCCCGAGGACCGGCGCGACAAGGCGAACGGCCTCGTCGGAATGGTCAGCGGGATCGGCTTCCTCACCACCTCGGCGATCAGCGGTTTCCTCGTCGCATGGGGCGGAATGGTCGCGACGCTGGGGTTCGCTATTGCCCTGTCGCTGATTGCCGCGATCGACCTGCTCTTCGTGCATATCGATGAACCGCGCGGGACCGAGGAGCATGCGGAGCCGCGCCGTATCGACCTTGCCGGGACCTTCCGCATCGTTCTCGGCATTCCGGGCCTGTTCGCGCTGATCCTCTTTTCCGCCTTCAACAATTTGCTCGGCGGTGTCTTTATGGCGCTGATGGACGCTTACGGCCTGTCGTTGATGAAGGTCGAGGCATGGGGGCTGTTGTGGGCGGTGACATCGAGCGCCTTCATCCTCAGCGGCGCACTTATCGCGCGCACGGGGCTCGGCGCGAACCCGGTGCGGACCCTGCTTATCGTCAACCTCGTCACCTGGGCGGTCGCGGCGGTATTCACCGTCCAGTCGTCGATCATCCTGCTGACGATCGGCTGCTTCATCTGGATGTTCTTCGGCCCCTATGCGGAAGCCGCCGAGCAGACGACCTTGCAAAAAGTCGTGCCGTTCGAGCGGCAGGGCCGCGTTTTCGGCTTTGCCCAGTCGGTCGAGCTCGCTGCCTCACCGCTCACCGCCTTCCTGATCGCGCCGTTGACGCAGTTCATCTTCGTCCCGTTCATGACCGACGGCGCGGGGGCGCAGGCGATCGGCGACTGGTACGGACGCGGACCCGAGCGCGGGATCGCCGTCGTCTTCACAATCGCGGGCCTGCTTGGCGTGGCCCTCACGATCATCGCCCTGCGCTCGCGATCCTATCGGAAGATTTCGGCCGCCTATGCCGCCGGGAATGACGGCGCCGAGGCGGCGTCGGCTGCCGCGTAA
- a CDS encoding CaiB/BaiF CoA transferase family protein, with amino-acid sequence MLSGIRIVDLTTVIFGPYATQMLADLGAEVIKVETPGTGDISRYLGSGVPDPTMGSIHLTVNRGKRSIALDLKKPDDAAVLRDLIATADVFFHNVRGKAIARLGFDYAGCKALKPDIIYVHGTGFGQDGPYADLQAYDDVIQAATGTTSLLPRVDGDPRPRYFPSLIADKIAGQFGAQAILAALVHKFRTGEGQQVEVPMFECFASFMLVEHLRDATLDPPIGPAGYPRQLDPTRQPFPTSDGYLAIVPYTPESTARLMILLGSAGLTETPEFEAAKAKGQHMPIVYSEIARKTPAKTTAEWLELFAANDIPAMAVRDLQDIKDDPHFVATEFFRRREHPDIGGFHEMQPPVKYGAMPGRDLGFAPRVDGDGVAIRAELAR; translated from the coding sequence ATGTTGTCAGGGATCCGGATCGTCGACCTCACCACGGTCATCTTCGGCCCCTATGCGACGCAGATGCTCGCCGATCTCGGCGCCGAAGTCATCAAGGTCGAAACGCCGGGGACGGGCGACATCTCGCGCTATCTGGGCAGCGGCGTCCCCGATCCGACGATGGGATCGATCCACCTGACCGTGAACCGGGGAAAGCGCTCGATCGCGCTCGACCTCAAGAAACCCGACGACGCGGCCGTGCTCCGCGACCTGATCGCGACTGCCGACGTCTTCTTCCACAACGTCCGCGGCAAGGCGATCGCGCGCCTTGGCTTCGATTATGCGGGCTGCAAGGCGCTCAAGCCCGACATCATCTATGTCCACGGCACGGGTTTCGGACAGGACGGCCCCTATGCCGATCTCCAGGCCTATGACGACGTCATTCAGGCCGCGACGGGCACCACGAGCCTGCTTCCGCGCGTCGATGGCGATCCGCGCCCGCGCTATTTCCCTTCGCTGATCGCCGACAAGATCGCTGGGCAATTCGGTGCGCAGGCCATCCTCGCCGCGCTCGTCCACAAGTTCCGGACCGGCGAAGGGCAGCAGGTCGAGGTGCCGATGTTCGAATGCTTCGCTTCGTTCATGCTCGTCGAGCATCTGCGCGACGCGACGCTCGACCCGCCGATCGGGCCTGCGGGCTATCCGCGCCAGCTCGACCCGACGCGCCAGCCCTTCCCGACCAGCGACGGCTATCTCGCGATTGTCCCCTACACGCCCGAATCGACCGCACGATTGATGATCCTGCTCGGCAGCGCCGGGCTCACCGAAACGCCCGAGTTCGAAGCTGCCAAGGCCAAGGGCCAGCACATGCCGATCGTTTATTCGGAAATCGCACGGAAGACCCCGGCGAAAACCACCGCGGAGTGGCTCGAATTGTTCGCCGCGAACGACATTCCCGCGATGGCGGTCCGCGATCTGCAGGATATCAAGGATGACCCGCATTTCGTCGCGACCGAATTTTTCCGCCGCCGCGAGCATCCCGATATCGGCGGGTTCCACGAAATGCAGCCCCCGGTAAAATATGGCGCGATGCCGGGTCGTGATCTTGGCTTCGCCCCGCGCGTCGACGGCGACGGCGTGGCGATCCGGGCCGAGCTGGCGCGTTGA
- a CDS encoding MAPEG family protein codes for MPENLLAPGAVLALWTLIMLTWAGVTRFQAFSKVGIDLKAAPPGGRGVDLEGVLPPLTNWKSHNYTHLCEQPTLFYAVIIFLHLSGGSTDLTRGLAWAYVVLRIVHSFWQSTVNRVPVRFVIFSVATLCLFALSLLAVIATLG; via the coding sequence ATGCCTGAAAATCTGCTCGCGCCCGGCGCGGTGCTCGCGCTGTGGACGCTGATCATGCTGACCTGGGCGGGTGTGACGCGCTTCCAGGCTTTTTCAAAGGTCGGCATCGATCTGAAGGCCGCGCCGCCTGGCGGACGCGGCGTCGACCTGGAAGGCGTGCTGCCGCCGCTCACCAACTGGAAATCGCATAATTACACGCATCTGTGCGAGCAACCGACGCTCTTCTACGCGGTCATCATCTTCCTGCATCTGTCGGGTGGCAGCACCGACCTCACGCGCGGGCTTGCCTGGGCTTATGTCGTGCTGCGCATCGTCCACAGCTTCTGGCAGTCGACGGTGAACCGCGTGCCGGTGCGTTTCGTCATTTTTTCGGTCGCGACGCTGTGCCTTTTCGCGCTGTCGTTGCTAGCCGTGATCGCCACATTGGGTTGA
- a CDS encoding MAPEG family protein — MDTNAILGPVATLALWSMVMWLWMYATRIPAMSRAKIDAAKMVGGTGKSLDEVLPPEVQWKAHNYNHLMEQPTVFYAVALALAVGGMGGGLNAQLAWAYVGLRILHSLIQATVNRVMWRFGIFALASLALIALCVHAFIGFVLH; from the coding sequence ATGGATACGAACGCAATATTGGGACCCGTCGCGACGCTCGCGCTCTGGTCGATGGTGATGTGGCTGTGGATGTACGCGACGCGCATCCCGGCGATGAGCCGCGCCAAGATCGACGCCGCGAAGATGGTCGGCGGCACGGGCAAGAGCCTCGACGAGGTGCTGCCGCCCGAGGTGCAGTGGAAGGCGCACAACTATAATCACCTGATGGAGCAGCCGACGGTCTTTTATGCGGTCGCGCTCGCGCTAGCCGTCGGCGGCATGGGCGGCGGGCTCAATGCGCAGCTTGCCTGGGCCTATGTCGGCCTGCGCATCCTGCACAGCCTGATCCAGGCGACGGTCAATCGCGTGATGTGGCGCTTCGGCATCTTCGCGCTCGCCAGCCTCGCGCTGATTGCGTTGTGCGTGCACGCCTTCATCGGCTTCGTGCTGCACTGA
- a CDS encoding class I SAM-dependent RNA methyltransferase, whose product MSEAALIERIAARGDGVTADGRHVAGGVPGDRVRDDGIIIPGPNRTQPPCRHFGKCGGCQLQHVAEPALADFVRDRVVGGLQGQEVAFGDVLPAVLSPAESRRRAVLTALRTGKQVAIGFNAAQSNQIVDMRMCPLLMPELLALVAPVRELLTMIAQQRRPVKVKMQMLDQGVELILEGVKAEGLDAAMALQDFAGAHKLARFAIDQGDGLEILWQPEPPTMRFGDILVEVPPFAFLQPTATGQAALVDAVRGAIGDAPAVADLFAGVGTFALSVQAGRKVYAAEGARDAIAALMGAANRARALVATEHRDLFRRPLVPTELNRFGAVILDPPRAGAEEQVKELAASTTPVIAYVSCNPASFARDAKMLVEGGYTLDWVQPVGQFRWSTHVELAARFSR is encoded by the coding sequence ATGAGTGAAGCTGCGCTGATCGAGCGCATTGCCGCGCGCGGCGATGGCGTGACGGCCGACGGTCGCCATGTGGCGGGCGGCGTGCCGGGCGACCGCGTCCGCGACGACGGGATCATCATCCCGGGCCCGAACCGCACCCAGCCGCCGTGCCGTCATTTCGGCAAATGCGGTGGCTGCCAGTTGCAGCATGTTGCCGAACCCGCCCTTGCCGATTTCGTGCGCGACCGCGTTGTCGGCGGCTTGCAGGGACAGGAGGTTGCGTTCGGCGACGTTCTGCCCGCGGTGTTGTCGCCCGCCGAAAGCCGCCGCCGCGCCGTGCTGACCGCGCTCCGCACGGGCAAGCAGGTCGCGATCGGCTTCAATGCGGCGCAGAGCAACCAGATCGTCGACATGCGGATGTGCCCGCTGTTGATGCCCGAACTCCTCGCGCTGGTCGCTCCGGTACGCGAATTGCTGACGATGATCGCGCAGCAGCGGCGACCGGTGAAGGTCAAGATGCAGATGCTCGACCAGGGCGTCGAGCTGATATTGGAAGGCGTGAAGGCCGAGGGGCTCGACGCCGCGATGGCGCTGCAGGATTTTGCCGGCGCGCACAAACTCGCGCGCTTTGCGATCGATCAAGGCGACGGCCTCGAAATCCTCTGGCAGCCCGAGCCGCCGACAATGCGTTTTGGCGACATATTGGTCGAAGTGCCGCCCTTTGCTTTCCTGCAACCGACGGCGACGGGGCAGGCCGCGCTGGTCGATGCGGTGCGCGGCGCGATCGGTGACGCTCCGGCGGTCGCCGATCTGTTCGCGGGCGTCGGCACCTTCGCGCTGTCGGTGCAGGCGGGGCGTAAAGTTTATGCCGCTGAAGGCGCGCGCGATGCGATCGCCGCGCTGATGGGCGCCGCAAACCGGGCACGGGCATTGGTGGCGACCGAGCACCGCGACCTGTTCCGTCGCCCGCTGGTGCCTACCGAGCTCAATCGTTTCGGTGCGGTCATCCTCGATCCGCCGCGCGCTGGCGCGGAGGAGCAGGTCAAGGAATTGGCGGCATCGACGACACCGGTCATCGCTTATGTCAGCTGCAATCCCGCGAGCTTTGCGCGCGACGCCAAGATGCTCGTCGAGGGTGGCTATACGCTCGACTGGGTGCAGCCCGTGGGCCAGTTCCGCTGGTCAACCCATGTGGAACTGGCCGCACGTTTCTCGCGCTAA